The following is a genomic window from Patescibacteria group bacterium.
TTGCTGACATTCGTACGAGGAGTGGGCGGTGATGATGGATCGTTGCATGGGGTGGGCAGGACATTGTCTATACCGGTGGTGGGGTCACCATTACCGGTGTGTCAGCAAACCAGCGATAAGTTTATCTGCGCACAACGAGTCAGCAATATTGTGGCTAGCCCAGCGATGCAGCGTTTTAAAAAAAATGCGGACAGTAATCAGATTGTGGAAGTGATCAGAAAATTGTATGTGCCGCCTCTGTTTGTAAAACCGGTGTATGAGGAAGGCAGCGTGGGAGTGGAAGAAGTGAATAGCATTGATGAACTGGGAGCCGCCGTACGCCGAGCGCAACAAGCAGGTGATGTGATAGTACAGAAGAGAGCGCCAGGCACCGAGATGACAGTGACGCTATATAACGATCAGCGCGGACAAGTCAGAGCCTTACCCCCGACAGTGATAGTGCCGCAGAAAGTGTCCTTTTACGATCATCTGGCGAAACGCCGTGCCGGACGGGTGGCACTTAATACTCCATCGGTGGAAAGTAATGCGATATTAAAGAGAGTGCAGGAAGTGGCTCGGGATATTTATGATGATGTTGGCTGCGAGGGAGTAGTCAGTTTTGATATCAACGTGGACGGACAAGACATTAAGTTATTAGAGGTCAACACGATACCGACGCTGACAGAATTGACGCCTCTATTTCAGCAATTAAAAGCCGGGCAAGTTCATCCGACTACTTTATTAGACCTGCAGATTGCGCGAAGTCTTTAGGGTTTTGCTGGAGAGCGGTTAAATACCCATCTCTTTACGAGAGGACAATATGGGGACAGTTAGAAGATGCGGGCAATGAGTGCTAGGTATGTATCCTTTTAGGCCGATGGCCGGCAGATGGCTGAGGCTGACTGGGATGGCTTGGATTGCCAGTAGTCGCCGGACGATGGTGTGGTGTGGCTCGATGCTCTCTCTTATAGGGAGTTCGGCGAATGAGTTGAGCGCGTTGGCCGGTTAACTTTTCCCGGGCTTTGGCCATAATATTTTTATCGGAATCGTATTCCAAGCAATTGATAGCTTCGTCGATCGGGTGCCAGGCGGCATCAATAAGGTTCTCTTCGGCTTGCGGGGTAAGTTTTTTTTGGTCAGTGGTCATAAGGAAATAGTGGACAGTCTTTTTTACCAGGGCTTCTTCGGCTTGAAAAGAATAACGGGTGACGCCTAATTGGTCTTTAATTGATAGCGAAGTAATACCGGCTTCTTCTTGCACCTCTCTTATTGCCGCGTCAGACACAGTTTCACCGGCGGCTGGTTCAACGTGCCCTTTAGGCAAAATCCAGACGGGGCCGCGCTTATGTTCGGTTTTTAATAAGGCCACTAACCATTGGTCATGTTCCTGGCGGGCAACAACTCCGCCGGCAGATACTTCCCAGCGGATAGGACGGCGATTGGACGTGCGTTTATAGCTGCCGCGATCATGGCTGGCGGCGGGATGAGAATAAACACGGCGCGGTTTAGCCGCCGGTCGAGGTGTCTGCGGGATTGGTGGTGGAATTGGATTCATTAGTAGGTATAGGTGATTTTTTTACAGGTGTCGCAGCGGGTGAGAGAGAAGGTTGCACGGCAACGGGAGTGGGAAGTACGGTAACTGAGGGCGATGCTTGAGGATCAGTGACGGGAGGGACTGTAGACGGGGGCGCTTCTCCATTAGCGGCTAACACCCGCGGAAATAATTTGGGAGATTTGTAACGGCTGTAAAACGTTTGATTAATAATAGTCTTATCGGCCAGAGCGACTTCCTGGCTGACATAGGCTTTGACTGATCCGTCAGAACCACGCTCATAAGTAACGGGGCCGGTGACGGTCACAGAACGATTATCTTCTGTCCCCCAGAAGTCGAAAGCTAGTTTGGTTCCTTCAATACGAGATTGGATAAGGATATATCCGGGAGTATTATTCAGGAAACGCAGGTCAGTATAGGGTGGATAGATGGTAGCGTCAAGGCCGGGTTTGCCATAATAACTGACCGCATAAGAATGATTACGGCGCTGGGTAATTTCCAGGCCGGAGTATAAAGCAGAGCGGAACAAAGTGGTGGAAACTTGACATAGTCCCCCGCCAAATTCAGGAGTGGTGACGTTCTCTTTAATAACTAATTCCGGCTTAAAACCGGTCGC
Proteins encoded in this region:
- a CDS encoding NUDIX hydrolase, with amino-acid sequence MNPIPPPIPQTPRPAAKPRRVYSHPAASHDRGSYKRTSNRRPIRWEVSAGGVVARQEHDQWLVALLKTEHKRGPVWILPKGHVEPAAGETVSDAAIREVQEEAGITSLSIKDQLGVTRYSFQAEEALVKKTVHYFLMTTDQKKLTPQAEENLIDAAWHPIDEAINCLEYDSDKNIMAKAREKLTGQRAQLIRRTPYKREHRATPHHRPATTGNPSHPSQPQPSAGHRPKRIHT